In one Silene latifolia isolate original U9 population chromosome 10, ASM4854445v1, whole genome shotgun sequence genomic region, the following are encoded:
- the LOC141605662 gene encoding dolichyl-diphosphooligosaccharide--protein glycosyltransferase subunit STT3B — MVSNKVEASSSPSSSSAAKTQDPKSQMSDPTFPTSSNLLKSLKLKTKQQEFLIRVTILCLVYILAFITRLFSVLRYESMIHEFDPYFNYRTTLYLTEKGFYEFWNWFDSESWYPLGRIIGGTLYPGLMVTAALIYWGLRMLSFAVHIREVCVLTAPFFASNTTVVAYFFGKEIWDTGAGLVAAALIAICPGYISRSVAGSYDNEGVAIFALLLTFYLFVKAVNTGSLAWSLASAFGYFYMVSAWGGYVFIINLIPLYVLVLLITGRYSMRLYIAYNCMYVLGMLLAMQIRFVGFQHVQSGEHMAAMGVFFLIQVFYFLDWVKYLLSDTKLFQTFLRITVTSAVTLGVVALGVGSASGYISPWTGRFYSLLDPTYAKDHIPIIASVSEHQPTAWSSFMFDFHILLFLFPAGLYFCFKRLSDATIFIVMYGLTSMYFAGVMVRLILVATPAVCLISAIAVSSTMKNLTSLLRSKSKVVHSGSSKGSASGKASSKAAVDQSLPSQRNVAIALLVGALYMLSRYVIHCTWVTSEAYSSPSIVLAARGAYGNRVIFDDYREAYYWLRQNTPSDAKIMSWWDYGYQITAMGNRTVIVDNNTWNNTHIATVGRAMSSYEDEAYEIMQSLDVDYVLVVFGGVTGYSSDDINKFLWMVRIGGGVFPVIKEPDYLVNGEYRVDKGAAPKMLNCLMYKLCYYRFGELRTEYNKPSGYDRARGVEIGNKDVKLEYVEEAFTTSNWIVRIYKVKPPKNRS; from the exons ATGGTGAGCAACAAAGTAGAagcatcatcatcaccatcatcatcatcagcagcAAAAACCCAAGATCCCAAATCTCAAATGTCAGATCCAACATTTCCTACTTCATCAAATCTGTTGAAATCCCtgaaactcaaaacaaaacaacaagaATTCTTAATCAGGGTTACAATCCTCTGCCTTGTTTACATATTGGCTTTCATTACTCGTCTCTTCAGTGTCCTCCGTTATGAGTCCATGATCCATGAGTTCGACCCGTATTTCAACTACAGAACCACCCTTTACTTAACTGAAAAGGGTTTTTATGAATTCTGGAATTGGTTTGATTCTGAAAGTTGGTACCCTCTTGGTAGAATCATTGGTGGTACTCTTTACCCTGGCCTTATGGTTACAGCAGCTCTCATTTATTGGGGTTTAAGAATGCTCAGTTTCGCCGTTCATATCCGCGAAGTTTGTGTTCTCACTGCACCTTTCTTTGCGTCTAATACTACCGTTGTTGCATACTTCTTTGGTAAAGAGATATGGGACACTGGGGCTGGTCTTGTTGCTGCGGCATTGATCGCCATTTGTCCCGGTTATATCTCGAGATCAGTAGCTGGGTCTTATGATAATGAAGGGGTGGCTATATTTGCTTTGCTCTTGACTTTTTACCTGTTTGTTAAGGCTGTTAATACCGGTTCGCTGGCTTGGTCGCTGGCGTCTGCTTTCGGCTACTTTTATATGGTTTCTGCTTGGGGAGGGTATGTGTTTATCATCAATTTGATCCCCTTGTATGTGTTGGTTTTGTTGATCACTGGCCGATACTCCATGAGGCTGTACATTGCCTATAATTGTATGTATGTGCTGGGAATGTTGCTGGCTATGCAAATTCGGTTTGTTGGATTTCAACATGTTCAGTCTGGTGAACATATGGCTGCTATGGGTGTGTTTTTCTTGATCCAG GTGTTCTACTTTTTGGACTGGGTGAAGTATCTGTTAAGTGATACCAAACTATTCCAGACATTTTTGAGGATCACAGTCACCTCAGCGGTTACATTGGGGGTTGTTGCTCTAGGAGTTGGTAGTGCCTCTGGCTACATATCTCCATGGACAGGCCGATTTTACTCCCTCTTGGATCCGACATATGCAAAGGATCATATTCCAATTATTGCTTCAGTTTCTGAGCATCAGCCTACTGCTTGGTCGTCATTTATGTTTGATTTTCATATCCTGCTTTTCCTCTTCCCGGCTGGTTTATACTTCTGCTTCAAGCGGTTGTCAGATGCCACCATATTTATTGTTATGTATGGTTTGACTAGCATGTATTTTGCCGGTGTGATGGTTCGCCTGATATTAGTTGCTACCCCTGCTGTATGCCTTATAAGCGCTATTGCAGTTTCTTCAACTATGAAGAATTTGACTTCATTGCTAAGAAGTAAAAGCAAGGTTGTCCATTCTGGTTCCAGTAAAGGAAGTGCAAGTGGGAAGGCATCTTCTAAG GCTGCAGTTGATCAGTCACTTCCCTCCCAAAGAAATGTTGCGATCGCATTGCTTGTGGGTGCGCTTTATATGCTCAGCAGATACGTTATCCATTGTACATGGGTAACGTCTGAGGCTTATTCTTCTCCATCAATTGTTTTGGCTGCTAGGGGTGCTTATGGGAACCGGGTGATCTTTGATGATTACCGAGAGGCATATTATTGGCTTCGGCAAAATACTCCTTCAGATGCGAAAATAATGTCTTGGTGGGATTATGGTTATCAGATAACTGCCATGGGAAACAGGACAGTCATTGTGGACAATAACACTTGGAACAACACTCACATTGCAACAGTTGGACGAGCAATGTCCTCTTATGAAGACGAAGCATATGAGATTATGCAATCATTGGATGTGGATTATGTATTGGTTGTATTTGGCGGTGTAACCGGCTATTCGTCCGATGATATTAACAA ATTCTTATGGATGGTAAGAATTGGTGGTGGTGTTTTCCCTGTCATTAAGGAGCCGGATTATCTTGTTAATGGAGAGTATCGCGTTGACAAAGGGGCTGCACCAAAGATGTTAAATTGTCTCAT GTACAAATTATGTTATTATCGATTCGGGGAGCTGCGTACTGAATATAACAAGCCTTCAGG TTATGATCGTGCAAGGGGAGTCGAAATCGGGAACAAGGATGTGAAGCTTGAGTATGTGGAAGAAGCATTTACAACATCAAATTGGATAGTTAGGATATACAAAGTTAAACCACCTAAAAACAGGTCATGA
- the LOC141605660 gene encoding large ribosomal subunit protein uL4-like yields MSSTTAAVRPLVSVQPLDSDMSTDGSNTSALPEVMKAPIRPDVVNYVHSNISKNSRQPYAVSRKAGHQTSAESWGTGRAVSRIPRVPGGGTHRAGQGAFGNMCRGGRMFAPTEIWRRWHRKIPVNQKRYAVVSAVAASAIPSLVTARGHKIDTVPELPLVVSDSIESIEKTSAAMKVLEKIGAIADVEKAKASVGIRPGKGKMRNRRYISRKGPLIVYATEGAKLVKAFRNIPGVDICHVDRLSLLKLAPGGHLGRFVVWTKGAFDKLDSIFGGFDKVSEKKNKYLLPRAKMLNGDLNRIINSDEIQSVVRPTKKGVNRAVLKKNPLKNLNVMLKLNPYAKAAKRMALIAENQRVADKANNVNNKRSTLSKEELSTIKASGRSFYKTMISDSDYTEFENFTKWLGVSQ; encoded by the exons ATGTCATCAACAACAGCAGCCGTGAGGCCTCTAGTCTCAGTTCAACCCCTTGATTCAGACATGTCCACCGATGGAAGCAACACATCAGCCCTTCCAGAGGTGATGAAGGCTCCCATCCGTCCTGACGTTGTTAACTACGTTCACTCTAACATCTCTAAGAACTCCCGTCAACCTTACGCCGTCTCTCGGAAAGCCGGTCATCAAACCTCCGCCGAATCCTGGGGTACCGGTCGTGCTGTCTCTCGTATCCCACGTGTCCCTGGTGGTGGTACCCACCGTGCCGGTCAGGGTGCCTTCGGTAACATGTGTCGTGGCGGTCGCATGTTTGCCCCTACTGAGATCTGGCGTAGATGGCACCGTAAGATCCCTGTTAACCAGAAGCGTTATGCTGTTGTCTCCGCTGTTGCGGCTTCTGCTATTCCTTCTCTTGTCACTGCCCGCGGTCACAAGATTGATACTGTCCCTGAACTCCCTCTCGTCGTCTCCGACTCCATCGAGTCCATTGAGAAGACTTCTGCTGCCATGAAGGTCTTGGAGAAGATCGGCGCAATTGCTGACGTGGAGAAGGCGAAAGCCAGCGTCGGTATCCGTCCTGGAAAGGGTAAGATGAGGAACAGGCGATACATTTCTCGCAAGGGCCCACTCATTGTGTATGCGACCGAGGGGGCGAAGCTCGTCAAGGCGTTTAGAAACATCCCAGGTGTTGATATATGCCACGTGGACAGGCTAAGTCTGCTGAAGCTAGCACCCGGGGGTCACCTTGGGAGGTTCGTGGTTTGGACCAAGGGTGCGTTTGACAAGCTGGACTCGATCTTTGGCGGGTTTGATAAGGTGAGCGAGAAGAAGAACAAGTATTTGTTGCCGAGGGCTAAGATGTTGAATGGGGATTTGAATAGGATTATTAATTCGGATGAGATTCAGTCTGTGGTGAGGCCGACGAAGAAGGGTGTTAACAGGGCTGTTTTGAAGAAGAATCCTCTTAAGAACTTGAATGTGATGTTGAAGTTGAACCCGTATGCTAAGGCTGCTAAGAGAATGGCTTTAATTGCTGAGAACCAGAGGGTTGCTGATAAGGCTAATAACGTTAATAACAAGAGGTCTACTCTCTCCAAG GAGGAGCTTTCTACTATCAAGGCTTCTGGAAGGTCGTTCTACAAGACTATGATCTCAGATTCTGACTACACTGAGTTTGAGAACTTCACAAAGTGGCTCGGCGTATCACAGTAA